A genome region from Fervidobacterium changbaicum includes the following:
- a CDS encoding DUF1385 domain-containing protein — translation MKVGGQAVIDGVLMMGKKVVVAVRTRSGEIEIRELGYPNVRGKWAKIPFLRGFVSLYYSLYFGMKALNLSAEISSDEKMKKGEGFFSILFAILLAVGLFVVLPAYITKWLGFKDNEFLFSLVDGLIRLGFFLAYVFFISLFEDVKTVFRYHGAEHKAVHTYENGEELTVENARKYSTIHPRCGTNFVMIFLIIAILVHSLYGLFGVTMLGRIIFRIVAIPVVAGISYELLRLFDKYPRTRFLAVPGMILQKLTTAEPDDSQLEVALVSLRHAIGVNEPVVSDEPKLEKENQKADTEVYEQPEFLG, via the coding sequence TTGAAAGTCGGTGGTCAGGCAGTAATTGATGGTGTCTTGATGATGGGAAAAAAGGTAGTAGTAGCTGTTAGAACCCGGTCAGGTGAGATCGAAATTCGTGAGCTTGGTTATCCAAATGTTCGTGGGAAATGGGCGAAAATACCATTCCTGAGAGGTTTTGTAAGCCTTTATTATTCGCTTTATTTTGGTATGAAAGCTTTGAATTTAAGTGCTGAGATATCTTCTGATGAAAAGATGAAAAAGGGTGAAGGCTTCTTTTCGATCCTTTTTGCCATTTTACTGGCAGTTGGATTGTTTGTAGTTCTTCCCGCTTACATAACAAAGTGGTTAGGGTTTAAGGATAACGAGTTTTTGTTTTCGCTAGTCGATGGTTTGATTAGATTGGGGTTTTTCTTGGCCTATGTATTCTTTATTTCACTATTCGAAGATGTCAAAACTGTCTTTAGATATCATGGTGCAGAGCATAAAGCTGTCCATACATATGAGAACGGCGAAGAATTAACGGTCGAAAATGCGAGGAAATATTCAACGATACACCCAAGGTGCGGAACGAATTTCGTCATGATATTTTTAATCATCGCAATTCTAGTGCATAGTCTCTACGGACTTTTTGGAGTTACGATGCTTGGTCGAATCATCTTCAGAATCGTTGCAATACCCGTAGTTGCAGGCATTTCTTACGAACTCTTGAGGCTCTTTGACAAATATCCGCGAACGAGGTTTTTGGCGGTTCCCGGAATGATTTTGCAAAAACTTACGACCGCCGAGCCTGACGACTCACAACTCGAGGTTGCCCTCGTCTCCCTTAGACACGCCATTGGAGTTAATGAACCTGTTGTTTCTGATGAACCAAAGCTGGAAAAAGAAAATCAAAAAGCTGATACCGAGGTATATGAACAACCCGAATTTCTTGGTTGA
- the mraY gene encoding phospho-N-acetylmuramoyl-pentapeptide-transferase: MQTSNLFSGIVLIAEFLIGLFVFPRYINYMKKLRLGQYIRQEGPDLHNYKEGTPTAGGIVFLAIALVAGIVLGVKKELLLTMLFYGFIGFLDDFVSIAKKRSLGLRAWQKLALQMLFSIWVAYTVLQYRESTVFGFSVPKWFFYIFTMFLISGYSNATNLTDGLDGLAGWVFITSATPFLMLVRNYNQAISLLILVMPLLAFLVYNTRPAKVFMGDTGSLALGAYIATYALITSNELPLIFFTSIFLLETISVILQVGSYKIRGKRIFKMAPIHHHFELLGWTEEKIVGVFSAWNLAIAITYLSFVLKF; this comes from the coding sequence ATGCAGACATCGAATTTATTTTCCGGAATAGTTCTGATAGCCGAATTCCTAATAGGCCTTTTCGTTTTTCCTCGCTATATTAATTACATGAAAAAACTAAGACTTGGACAGTACATCAGACAAGAAGGTCCAGACTTGCATAATTACAAAGAAGGGACTCCTACGGCTGGAGGCATTGTATTTTTAGCGATAGCACTGGTTGCAGGTATTGTGCTTGGTGTAAAAAAAGAACTTTTGTTAACGATGCTGTTCTACGGCTTTATTGGATTTTTGGATGACTTTGTTAGTATAGCGAAAAAACGCTCTCTTGGACTGAGAGCTTGGCAAAAACTCGCATTGCAGATGTTATTTTCGATATGGGTGGCTTACACGGTGCTCCAATACCGCGAGAGTACAGTGTTTGGTTTTTCGGTTCCAAAATGGTTCTTCTACATATTCACAATGTTCTTGATTTCCGGATACTCCAACGCAACCAATCTCACAGACGGGCTCGATGGACTCGCCGGATGGGTGTTCATAACAAGTGCGACTCCTTTCCTAATGCTGGTAAGAAATTACAATCAGGCAATTTCATTGTTGATTCTGGTTATGCCCCTGCTTGCATTTCTCGTATACAACACAAGACCAGCAAAGGTATTTATGGGTGACACGGGCTCATTAGCTCTGGGCGCCTACATAGCAACGTACGCACTGATAACAAGCAATGAACTTCCTCTTATCTTTTTCACCAGTATATTCTTGCTCGAAACGATTAGTGTGATTCTACAAGTCGGTTCCTATAAAATCAGGGGAAAAAGGATATTCAAGATGGCACCTATCCATCATCATTTTGAACTGCTTGGTTGGACTGAAGAAAAGATAGTCGGTGTCTTCAGCGCGTGGAATCTCGCAATTGCCATCACCTATCTTTCTTTTGTTCTGAAATTTTAG
- a CDS encoding UDP-N-acetylmuramoyl-tripeptide--D-alanyl-D-alanine ligase: protein MELTDLVGHRFVTDSREVKPGDVFVAIKGNRVDGHDFVKQALQAGAFAVVVERDLGLPNQLIVPSTVGFLGMYASKILEKFNPKIVGITGSNGKTTTKEIVAEVLSAEIRTFKNEGNLNSEIGLPLSIINSYRGEQIVVLEMAQRNVGDIEYLCKLFPPNIGVLLNVGSAHVGVTGSVNEIFKGKWQIVENSKQALVNFDDERMRCGNCKYFGTKGGDYVLKERTFDGRSTLLTFETIEGEFYYSLPGFWTKAMATSVLVAFAVADMLDILFNPIRLLSFKPLKGRFNIHTCGKAYIIDDTYNASYESFKHGIEEVKEHFPRPAYAVVGAMKELGEYSKHYHEMLSNLLEEVDGVVVYDKEEESKDITPSNLIFRSDKQEEIVEFLKKKILTSEFSGTLYFKASRAVELDKIVNELLENSNK from the coding sequence ATGGAACTTACGGATCTCGTTGGTCATCGATTTGTTACAGATTCCAGAGAAGTAAAGCCAGGTGATGTGTTTGTCGCTATAAAAGGCAATCGAGTTGATGGGCACGATTTTGTTAAGCAAGCCCTGCAAGCGGGAGCATTTGCAGTTGTTGTAGAACGTGACTTAGGATTGCCAAATCAATTGATCGTTCCGAGCACAGTTGGTTTCCTCGGTATGTACGCAAGCAAGATATTGGAAAAATTCAATCCAAAAATTGTTGGTATAACGGGATCTAATGGTAAGACGACGACAAAAGAGATTGTTGCTGAGGTGCTCAGTGCTGAAATTCGGACCTTTAAAAATGAAGGAAACCTCAATTCAGAAATTGGACTGCCGCTTTCGATAATTAATTCCTACCGTGGAGAACAGATCGTTGTTTTAGAAATGGCTCAAAGAAACGTTGGTGACATTGAATACCTTTGCAAGCTATTCCCTCCCAACATAGGAGTTCTCCTAAATGTGGGAAGTGCACATGTGGGCGTTACGGGAAGCGTGAATGAGATCTTCAAAGGCAAATGGCAGATTGTTGAGAATTCAAAGCAAGCTTTGGTTAATTTTGATGATGAAAGAATGAGATGTGGAAACTGTAAATACTTTGGTACAAAAGGTGGCGATTATGTTCTAAAGGAAAGAACTTTTGATGGACGGAGCACATTATTGACTTTCGAAACGATTGAAGGAGAATTTTATTATTCCCTGCCTGGTTTCTGGACAAAAGCCATGGCGACTTCTGTGCTTGTTGCCTTTGCAGTTGCTGATATGCTTGATATTTTATTTAACCCAATAAGACTTTTGAGTTTTAAACCGTTAAAAGGACGTTTCAACATACATACCTGTGGCAAAGCTTACATAATCGACGACACTTACAACGCCAGTTACGAATCCTTTAAGCATGGGATAGAGGAAGTTAAAGAACATTTTCCAAGGCCTGCCTACGCAGTTGTTGGAGCAATGAAAGAACTCGGTGAGTACTCAAAGCACTACCACGAAATGCTTTCAAATTTACTTGAAGAAGTTGACGGTGTTGTTGTGTACGATAAAGAAGAGGAATCAAAAGATATCACTCCGTCAAATCTTATTTTCAGAAGTGATAAGCAAGAGGAAATCGTAGAGTTCCTTAAGAAAAAAATACTCACCTCCGAATTTTCAGGTACGCTGTATTTCAAGGCATCACGAGCAGTCGAACTGGATAAGATTGTAAATGAACTTCTCGAAAATTCAAACAAATAA
- a CDS encoding UDP-N-acetylmuramoyl-L-alanyl-D-glutamate--2,6-diaminopimelate ligase produces the protein MKLKHLLEAIQKFIVFDNIPEELREKEITGVYNNSKKATPGSLFICRKGTNFDSHTIVETLYRENGVIAFVTEREINSNLPYVQVYDSRLAEAFLAAEFYEHPYNKLITFGVTGTNGKTTCAHLFHHIMQQLGLTGSLSGTVINDIVGDKFYIHNTTPDALTIMENMSKTVKKGGSYYSMEVSSHSLHQARVETIRFDIAGLTNITRDHLDYHPTFEHYVNSKLHLFDLLKKDGIAVVHEDYAPLLVSKKVPRLITFGTSDSAIYKISDISTTWNGTTFTLTSPYGTKKVYTQMIGDYNAFNVTLVVAGLFELGYEPDEIISYVSTFRGVDGRFEPIPEARKLGIEVIIDFAHSPDALEKVILAARKLAKGRIIVVYGAGGQADKGKRPMMAEVVTKLADIAILTTDDPRGEDPEAIIKDVEKGVQPNSLSLTVLDRREAIDTAITLATRGDVVVITGRGHEPYQIFTETLKVPFKDRDVALDIILSKINKNHIRDLDK, from the coding sequence TTGAAACTAAAGCATCTTTTAGAAGCCATCCAAAAGTTTATCGTTTTTGACAACATACCTGAAGAACTAAGAGAAAAGGAAATCACCGGAGTTTACAACAATTCAAAGAAAGCTACTCCCGGTTCATTGTTTATTTGTAGAAAGGGAACCAATTTTGACTCACATACCATAGTCGAGACCCTTTACAGAGAAAATGGAGTTATTGCGTTCGTCACTGAAAGAGAGATTAACAGTAACCTCCCTTATGTTCAAGTTTACGACAGCAGACTTGCTGAAGCCTTCCTCGCTGCAGAATTCTACGAACATCCATACAACAAACTGATAACCTTCGGAGTGACTGGCACGAATGGCAAAACCACGTGTGCTCATCTCTTCCACCATATAATGCAGCAACTTGGCCTTACAGGAAGCTTATCAGGAACGGTCATAAACGATATAGTGGGTGATAAGTTCTACATACACAATACTACCCCTGATGCACTAACAATTATGGAAAACATGTCTAAAACTGTTAAGAAGGGTGGAAGCTATTATTCTATGGAAGTTTCCTCCCATTCGCTTCATCAAGCACGAGTTGAAACTATCAGATTTGATATAGCAGGCCTTACAAATATAACCAGGGATCACTTAGATTACCATCCGACTTTCGAACACTACGTAAACTCAAAGCTTCACCTGTTCGATTTGCTCAAAAAGGACGGAATAGCTGTGGTTCACGAGGATTACGCGCCACTTTTGGTCAGTAAAAAAGTACCAAGGCTCATAACATTCGGTACGAGTGACAGCGCGATTTACAAGATTTCAGATATATCAACCACATGGAATGGAACAACCTTTACGTTAACCTCTCCTTATGGTACGAAGAAAGTTTACACGCAAATGATAGGTGACTACAATGCGTTCAATGTTACTTTAGTTGTTGCAGGATTATTCGAGTTAGGATACGAGCCGGACGAGATTATCAGCTACGTTAGCACATTTAGAGGTGTGGACGGACGATTCGAACCAATACCTGAAGCAAGGAAACTGGGAATTGAAGTGATTATAGATTTTGCTCATTCTCCCGATGCGCTTGAAAAGGTAATACTTGCTGCAAGGAAGTTGGCAAAAGGAAGGATTATCGTTGTTTACGGTGCCGGAGGACAAGCTGATAAAGGGAAAAGGCCGATGATGGCTGAAGTCGTAACAAAACTTGCTGATATTGCAATACTTACAACAGACGATCCTCGCGGTGAGGACCCGGAGGCGATTATAAAAGACGTTGAAAAAGGGGTTCAACCCAATTCACTTTCACTCACTGTTCTTGATAGGCGTGAAGCAATAGACACAGCTATAACTTTGGCAACACGCGGAGATGTTGTAGTTATCACAGGTAGAGGTCATGAACCTTATCAAATATTCACAGAGACATTAAAAGTTCCTTTCAAAGACAGAGATGTCGCTTTGGATATAATTCTTTCGAAGATCAACAAGAATCATATAAGAGACCTGGATAAATAG
- a CDS encoding glycosyltransferase, which produces MSERYLVKKIAFFNPQGNFDKNDSHLTEHPDFGGQLVYVKELAKAMSELGIEVDIITRQIIDKDWPEFAESYDYYPEAPNVRIVRIPFGGQKFLPKEELWKYLPDYVEKIYEFYKSEGRFPDFVTTHYADGGISGVMFLEKTGIPFSFTAHSLGAWKLEKLLESGMSQEAAEKKYKFSVRLAAENLAIKYASFIVCSTNQERYEQYSHKLYEADPYIDKFKVIPPGINHKIFNQEPKPEDKQISDYIERLLSKSPVKRHRLPFIIMSSRLDRKKNHIAVVRAFLQNEDLKEKANLLIVVRGVNDVLEYVSRERSEDALILQEIIEEAGKEIGKSVFFANISDQKHLASLYRVSAARGSVFVLPALYEPFGLAVVEAAACGLKIVVTKNGGPAEIFSNGEGLLIDPTDTKDIAVKLLVALEKFDSRRSIELAQRYSWKNTALGYLENIQRELSESHGIRSVDEKDLKKFYDLIAKL; this is translated from the coding sequence TTGAGCGAAAGGTATTTGGTGAAAAAAATAGCATTCTTTAATCCGCAGGGAAATTTTGATAAGAACGATAGTCATCTAACCGAGCACCCAGATTTTGGAGGGCAGCTAGTTTATGTCAAAGAGCTTGCAAAGGCGATGAGCGAGCTGGGGATAGAAGTCGACATTATTACAAGGCAGATAATTGATAAAGATTGGCCGGAGTTTGCGGAAAGCTACGATTATTATCCTGAAGCACCAAATGTTCGTATTGTTCGAATACCGTTTGGAGGGCAGAAGTTTTTACCAAAAGAAGAGCTCTGGAAGTATCTTCCTGACTATGTTGAGAAGATCTACGAATTTTACAAGTCAGAAGGCAGATTTCCAGATTTTGTGACAACCCACTATGCAGATGGTGGTATTTCAGGAGTAATGTTCCTTGAGAAAACGGGAATACCATTTTCATTTACGGCACATTCACTTGGGGCATGGAAGCTTGAAAAGCTTTTGGAATCTGGGATGTCTCAAGAGGCGGCCGAAAAGAAATACAAGTTCTCCGTACGGCTTGCTGCAGAAAATCTTGCTATAAAATACGCTTCTTTTATAGTTTGTAGTACAAATCAGGAACGATATGAGCAATATTCACACAAATTATATGAAGCGGATCCATACATTGACAAATTCAAAGTTATCCCTCCCGGAATAAACCATAAAATCTTCAACCAGGAACCAAAGCCTGAAGATAAACAAATAAGCGACTACATCGAACGATTACTTTCAAAGTCTCCTGTAAAAAGGCACAGATTACCGTTTATAATAATGTCCAGTAGATTGGACAGAAAAAAGAACCACATTGCTGTAGTTAGAGCTTTCTTGCAAAACGAAGATTTGAAAGAAAAGGCTAACCTACTTATTGTCGTACGTGGCGTTAACGATGTCTTAGAGTATGTAAGTAGAGAAAGATCAGAAGATGCTTTAATTTTGCAAGAGATCATCGAAGAAGCCGGAAAGGAAATAGGAAAGAGTGTATTCTTTGCTAATATATCGGATCAGAAACATCTGGCCAGTTTATACCGTGTATCAGCTGCAAGAGGTTCTGTATTTGTCTTGCCAGCGCTTTATGAACCATTTGGACTTGCGGTTGTTGAAGCAGCTGCATGTGGTTTGAAAATTGTCGTTACGAAAAACGGAGGGCCAGCTGAGATATTTTCAAATGGCGAAGGATTATTAATAGATCCGACCGATACCAAAGATATTGCTGTGAAATTACTGGTAGCTTTGGAGAAGTTTGATTCCAGAAGATCCATAGAACTTGCACAAAGATATAGCTGGAAGAACACAGCATTGGGATATTTGGAAAATATTCAAAGGGAACTCTCTGAATCACATGGGATAAGGAGCGTAGATGAGAAAGACCTTAAGAAATTCTACGACTTGATTGCTAAACTTTAG
- a CDS encoding carbohydrate kinase family protein, with translation MILFFGELLADLITQEDFTSAEHFTLKVGGSPGNIARFASQLGVPTKIVSRVGNDPIGNRIVKKLEQAKVDISSVQIDNKYGTTLVFVQKTVESPDFFVIRGADRFLRLSEDEIDKILDGISIVHVSCWTLTHKDLYEMTMKVVRKAVERGISISFDPNCRDKLFECSKIERDRVFELLRYTTYLKPSLDDAMAILGTPSNESRESNEFTENVVKYYVEQFHKCGAKYVVLTAGRDGAFASVFDESKSVTHIPAVAERVVDATGAGDGFWAGMYYGLINKYDFIEACKIGAMVAGYIVQFVGADVDISALKGEIEKQIGKR, from the coding sequence ATGATACTTTTTTTTGGAGAACTTTTAGCCGATTTGATAACCCAGGAAGATTTTACCAGTGCAGAACATTTCACTTTAAAAGTGGGGGGTTCACCGGGAAATATCGCAAGGTTTGCTTCCCAACTTGGTGTTCCAACTAAAATTGTATCGCGTGTGGGAAACGATCCCATCGGTAATAGGATTGTGAAAAAATTAGAACAGGCGAAGGTAGATATTTCTTCAGTTCAGATAGACAACAAATATGGAACAACTCTTGTCTTTGTTCAGAAGACTGTGGAAAGTCCTGATTTTTTTGTAATTCGAGGAGCAGATAGGTTTCTTAGGTTGAGCGAAGATGAAATAGACAAGATTTTGGATGGAATTAGTATTGTTCATGTAAGTTGTTGGACATTAACTCACAAAGACCTATACGAGATGACAATGAAAGTAGTTAGAAAGGCTGTAGAAAGAGGAATTTCTATCTCTTTTGACCCAAATTGCCGAGACAAGTTGTTTGAGTGCTCAAAAATAGAACGCGATAGAGTGTTTGAACTTTTGAGATACACAACGTACTTAAAACCTTCTCTCGACGATGCAATGGCGATTCTTGGAACACCGTCAAACGAATCGAGAGAATCGAACGAATTCACTGAGAATGTGGTCAAATATTATGTAGAGCAATTTCACAAATGTGGTGCCAAATACGTGGTTTTGACAGCTGGTAGAGATGGAGCTTTTGCATCCGTTTTTGATGAAAGCAAGTCAGTAACCCATATACCGGCTGTAGCCGAGAGAGTCGTCGATGCAACCGGAGCTGGTGATGGATTTTGGGCCGGTATGTACTACGGGCTAATCAACAAGTACGATTTTATCGAGGCTTGTAAGATAGGTGCGATGGTTGCCGGTTACATCGTACAGTTTGTTGGTGCAGATGTCGATATAAGTGCGTTAAAAGGAGAAATTGAAAAGCAAATTGGAAAAAGATAG
- a CDS encoding carbohydrate ABC transporter permease produces MSTKTKRLIYKVTLTIAVIFILLWCIFPFYWAIISSLKPNIELFDPNPTFWPRNPTLSNYVKVFLERPFHVNIWNSIVVSGITTLTTLIFGSFAGYAIARLHMKGKAFVMALILSVSMFPQISILGSLFVILRKLGMINTYQGLILPYVAITLPLTTWILQNFFRDLPKEIEEAAAIDGCSRLRTLFQIVFPMSAPGLVATGLLTFITAWNEFLFAFTFMQKPQYYTVPVAIALFAGRTQYEQPWGQLMAAAVIVTVPLVALVLIFQNRIISGLSAGAVKG; encoded by the coding sequence ATGTCTACAAAAACGAAGAGATTAATTTACAAAGTAACGTTAACTATAGCTGTTATATTCATTTTGCTTTGGTGCATTTTTCCGTTCTATTGGGCTATTATTTCTTCCTTAAAGCCTAACATAGAGCTCTTTGATCCGAATCCAACATTTTGGCCAAGGAATCCAACGCTTTCAAATTACGTAAAAGTTTTCTTGGAGAGGCCGTTTCATGTAAACATCTGGAACAGTATAGTGGTTTCCGGTATAACTACGCTTACAACACTTATATTTGGCTCCTTTGCAGGCTATGCAATAGCACGACTGCACATGAAAGGTAAAGCATTTGTCATGGCCCTTATTCTTTCCGTCAGCATGTTTCCTCAGATTTCTATCTTAGGTTCGCTTTTTGTAATACTTCGAAAGCTTGGGATGATAAACACTTACCAAGGATTGATCCTTCCGTACGTTGCTATCACGTTGCCGCTCACCACTTGGATATTGCAAAACTTTTTCAGAGATCTTCCAAAGGAGATAGAAGAAGCAGCCGCTATTGACGGTTGCTCTCGTTTGAGGACACTTTTCCAAATCGTTTTTCCTATGTCTGCTCCAGGTCTTGTTGCCACAGGACTCTTAACATTCATAACCGCATGGAACGAGTTCCTTTTTGCTTTTACATTTATGCAGAAACCGCAATATTACACAGTTCCTGTTGCCATAGCTTTGTTCGCTGGAAGGACTCAATATGAACAACCTTGGGGTCAGCTGATGGCCGCCGCCGTCATTGTTACAGTACCGTTGGTAGCGCTGGTTTTGATATTCCAAAACAGAATAATATCAGGACTAAGTGCAGGTGCCGTGAAAGGATGA
- a CDS encoding carbohydrate ABC transporter permease, with protein sequence MVLPALLVISVIAFFPLFKTFYDSFFEFGLRPDIERKFVGFVNYIELFHDERFLAALKTTIIFTVVSVALETVLGLLIAVIVNQPFKFRGAVRAAMLIPWAIPTAISSQMWKWMFNDQGGIMTKLLETLHIVEPGFPILGSPDTALWAIIAVDVWKTTPFMALLILAGLQLIPEELYEAARIDGANLFQRFTRITLPMLSSTIAVALIFRTLDALRVFDVVFIMTRGSVGTETLAVYNRVLLMDRAFTGAWFGYGSALSVVIFLLISIFAIIYIKSLKLKLD encoded by the coding sequence ATGGTTTTACCTGCACTTTTGGTAATCTCTGTCATTGCGTTCTTTCCTCTTTTTAAAACGTTTTACGATAGCTTCTTTGAATTTGGACTTAGGCCAGACATTGAAAGAAAATTCGTAGGTTTCGTAAATTACATAGAGCTTTTTCATGACGAACGTTTTCTTGCAGCGCTGAAAACAACGATAATATTTACTGTCGTATCAGTCGCACTTGAAACTGTTCTTGGCCTTTTGATTGCTGTTATTGTAAACCAGCCTTTCAAATTCAGAGGAGCTGTGAGGGCTGCTATGCTCATTCCTTGGGCTATACCTACAGCAATATCATCGCAGATGTGGAAATGGATGTTCAACGACCAGGGAGGAATTATGACAAAACTCTTAGAAACGTTACACATCGTAGAGCCTGGATTCCCAATTCTTGGCTCGCCTGATACCGCACTTTGGGCAATTATCGCAGTGGACGTATGGAAGACCACACCTTTTATGGCCTTACTCATACTTGCAGGTTTGCAGTTGATTCCAGAAGAGTTGTATGAGGCCGCAAGAATAGATGGCGCAAATTTATTCCAGAGATTTACAAGAATTACTTTACCTATGCTGAGTTCAACGATAGCTGTAGCGCTAATCTTTAGAACGCTGGATGCTTTAAGAGTGTTTGATGTTGTATTCATAATGACTCGAGGAAGCGTAGGCACAGAAACACTGGCAGTTTACAACCGAGTCTTGCTGATGGATAGAGCATTCACGGGAGCATGGTTTGGTTACGGTTCTGCCCTATCCGTGGTTATCTTCTTGTTGATTTCTATATTTGCAATAATCTACATAAAATCGCTGAAGTTAAAACTAGACTGA
- a CDS encoding ABC transporter substrate-binding protein, translating into MRRFLLAVLLLTLAVVAFSASRVTITMTAGAVGKELEVLYAQLDVFMKQNPNIKVSVMPMPNSSTERHDLYVTYLASGEKEPTVLMLDVIWPAEFAPYLEDLTADKDYFELSKFLPGTVKAATVGGKIVAIPWFTDAGILYYRKDLLEKYGFKNPPKTWDELVNMAKTITAKEKNMYGFVWQGARYEGLVCDFMEYLVSFGGDVLDDAGNVVINSPAAVKALQFMVDLIYTHKISPQAVTTYMEEEARRTFQNGQAVFMRNWPYAWALLNDPKESKVAGKVGVAPLPAGPAGKSAATLGGWMLGINKNATPEEKEAAKKLIKFLTSYDQQLYKAVNAGQNPTMMDVYKDPALKKAAPFMFELYGMFVNAVPRPRTAKYSEISDVIQKYVHAALTRQTTPQKAIEDMAKELNKVLGK; encoded by the coding sequence ATGAGAAGGTTCTTATTAGCGGTTCTGTTATTAACACTTGCGGTGGTAGCGTTTTCTGCTTCGAGGGTTACCATAACAATGACGGCGGGTGCAGTCGGTAAAGAACTTGAAGTTCTTTATGCTCAACTTGATGTTTTTATGAAACAGAATCCAAACATCAAAGTCTCAGTCATGCCGATGCCGAACTCATCAACGGAAAGACATGACCTTTATGTTACGTACTTGGCTTCTGGTGAAAAAGAGCCGACAGTCTTGATGCTTGATGTTATTTGGCCAGCGGAATTCGCGCCGTACCTTGAAGACTTAACAGCTGATAAAGACTATTTTGAACTTTCAAAGTTCCTTCCAGGTACAGTTAAGGCAGCAACTGTTGGAGGAAAAATAGTTGCTATCCCATGGTTCACAGATGCTGGAATTCTTTATTACAGAAAAGACTTGCTTGAAAAATACGGTTTCAAGAACCCACCAAAAACATGGGATGAACTTGTGAATATGGCAAAAACAATAACAGCAAAGGAAAAGAACATGTACGGTTTTGTATGGCAGGGCGCAAGGTACGAAGGTTTGGTATGTGACTTTATGGAATATCTCGTTTCGTTTGGTGGAGACGTTCTTGATGATGCAGGAAATGTTGTCATTAACAGCCCAGCTGCTGTAAAAGCTCTTCAATTCATGGTTGATCTCATTTACACACACAAGATTTCGCCACAAGCGGTAACAACGTACATGGAAGAAGAAGCAAGGAGAACATTCCAAAACGGTCAAGCTGTCTTCATGAGGAACTGGCCATACGCTTGGGCACTTTTGAACGATCCAAAGGAATCGAAAGTTGCTGGTAAGGTTGGAGTTGCACCACTTCCAGCAGGTCCAGCAGGAAAGTCTGCGGCAACACTTGGTGGATGGATGCTTGGTATCAACAAGAATGCAACACCAGAAGAGAAAGAAGCAGCTAAGAAGCTTATCAAGTTCTTAACAAGCTATGACCAGCAGCTTTACAAAGCAGTTAACGCTGGTCAAAACCCAACAATGATGGATGTTTATAAAGACCCGGCCCTGAAAAAGGCGGCTCCATTCATGTTTGAATTGTATGGAATGTTTGTTAACGCAGTTCCAAGGCCAAGAACAGCAAAGTACAGTGAAATCTCCGACGTTATCCAGAAATACGTTCATGCAGCCTTGACGAGACAGACAACACCACAGAAGGCAATCGAAGATATGGCAAAAGAATTGAATAAAGTGCTCGGAAAGTGA